The sequence CAGAGGGTTTGCATATAGAAGAGAAGCCAAATAGGGATGAGCAAAATTGAACCAGAAACCGAAAACCGACTTGAACCGAACTGAATCAATTAACAATACAAAGCCAAAAAACGGTTAAAATTAACGTGAACTTTTTGTTAGTTGCTACAAGAGGAAGCGAAGTGCCTATCCACATGACAGAAAGAGGTATGTGGATTTGAGATTCATTTTGAGGGATTCTATTAATAGTGATCTTAATTTAGCTGTGCTTTATCATTCCTATGAATTCCAATACAATAGAGAAGATTTGGTTTTAATTGTTCACTGAAAGATCATAGTGCTTCTGTTTTTATCTCTGATGATGCATTTTCTTCAATAAGCTCCTACAAGTTATATGATTCTCGAATCCTTTTTTCAGGCAGAAAGCGAACTAATTAAAGTTGACATCAACTGTCATGTTCAAGGTGATGTTGTGCTTGAGTGTATTACCTTCAATGATGACATGGAACACGAAAAGATGATGTTTCGAGCTGCATTTAACACAGCTTTTATTAGGTCAAACATCTTGATACTCAACCGCGATGAAATTGACATACCGTGGGATGCTAAGAACCAATTTCCAAAGGACTTTAGAGCAGAGGTAATTCTTAGCCTTAGGCAACTTTCTATTATTGTTTGTTTTCCTTGTTCTTTTCTGTTGCATgcatccattttttttttctctaactTAAGTGTATTATCTGGGTCAAGATTCTTTTCTCAGAGATGAATGCTACTGATTCCATTGTTAAAGTAGATTTCAATGATTATGAGGCAAAGGAAGGTCTGCCAGTGGAAGCATTTGCTAAAGTTCATGAGATCTTTAGTCCTTTTGATTGGTGCAATTCTAATCCTGATTTGGCACTGAATATGCTTCAGCAAATAAGTGAGTCAAACACTGTCCAGGAGCATTCCGACACCAATTTGCAACAGACCGCACAATTTATCTCTCAAAGCCTTCGAAGGGAGGAACCAGATCTTCAAGAGAACAAGAAGGTGGTGGCCTTTGATACTGGCAAAAAGAGCTCCATCTCGTCAGCAGAAAAGTTTGATCATGTACATTCACTAAAATCATCTTCTGGTGCTTCTGTGTATGACGAGACTGTGCAGAAATACTTGAAATCTAGCCTTCAAAGTCCCAATCAATCAGATCCAATATCTAAACAGCAACCTCAGTCATTGCTAGATTCTGGTCATAAACCTCTATCACATGTTGATGATTCGGAATCTAGAGCTGCTGCATATCAGACAGTAGCAGCTTCACCTGGAACTGATTCCTTGGAGCAACCTCTCATGAAGTCTAGCACCTCGGTAACTCTTCCACCTTCACCACCTCCTATCGATCAACTTTCAGTTTCAAAACCGGTAGAtgcttcattcaaaaaaaagatTCAGGACATCCCCAAAGCGACTTCTGATACTACCTCAACATTACCTCACCCTCCCTCATCTCCTATACCTCCACCAATGCCTCCTTTGAGGGATAACCAAACCGTCGAATCTGTATCTCCGATTCCATCACGTACTCCCACTCCACCTTTAAGGGAGAACGGAAAAACTAGTGGACATCTTCCACCTCTTCCTACCCCACTTCTAAATGAGAATAGTAAAACTTGCGTTGGACCTCCTCCCCCTCCACCACCTCCATACACCTCTTCTACTCCATCTCTACCTCCTTCACCACCACCTCCATCCACCTCTTCTTCTGCTCCATCAGCACCCCCTCCCCCACCACCTCCATCCACCTCCTCTTCTGCTCCATCTGTACCCCCTCTCCCACCACCTCCATCCACCTCGTCTTCTGCTCCATCTGCTCCATCTGCACTCCCACCCCCACCACCTCCATCCACCTCCTCTTCTGCTCCATCTGCACCCCCACCCCCTCCATCCACCTCCTCTTCTGCTCCATCTGCACCCCCACCCCCTCCATCCACCTCCTCTTCTGCTCCATCTGCACCCGCTCCTCCCATGCCTTTTGGTAAATCTCAACTTTCAACACCTGCGCCACCATCTCCTTCACTACCATCTATTTCTTCTAGTGCAAAGGGCCGCTTACCTCGGAATTTAGGTACAAGGAGCCAGcaagctaaaaagctaaagccTTTGCATTGGCTGAAGTTAACAAGAGCTGTTCAAGGAAGCTTATGGGCAGAGACACAAAAATCTGGGGAACCGTCTAAGTAATGTGTAGTTTATATCATttattggaattttttttcaaCAGTCTAGTTCTTTTACGCATTTTCTGTTCATCACTTCTAGGGCTGCAGAGATTGACATGTCTGAGCTCGAGAATCTTTTTTCAGCATCAGCTTCAAATTTAGATCATGGGAGAAAGTTGAGCACCCAAAGCTCACGGGGACCTAAAGTTGAAAGAGTGCAACTGGTATTCTTATTTGCAAATTGCAAATCCATATGCATATGCATTTGCATCTGcaattgatttttcttttttct comes from Euphorbia lathyris chromosome 8, ddEupLath1.1, whole genome shotgun sequence and encodes:
- the LOC136202234 gene encoding formin-like protein 13 yields the protein MALFRKLFYKKPPDGLLEICERVYVFDYCFTNDAWQEQNYKTYMGGIIGQLKEHFPDASFLGFNFHEEQTQSQLADILSEYDMTIMEYPWQYEGCPLLKMEVIHHFLKSGESWLSLGQNNLLLMHCERVGWPVLALMLAALLIYRNQYSGEHKTLDMIYRQAPRDLLQLLSPVNPIPSQLRYLQYVSRRNVASEWPPLDRGLTLDCVIIRFIPDFDGQGGCRPVFRMYGHGVSHQASNLPCLSPRKIKPVRTYKQAESELIKVDINCHVQGDVVLECITFNDDMEHEKMMFRAAFNTAFIRSNILILNRDEIDIPWDAKNQFPKDFRAEILFSEMNATDSIVKVDFNDYEAKEGLPVEAFAKVHEIFSPFDWCNSNPDLALNMLQQISESNTVQEHSDTNLQQTAQFISQSLRREEPDLQENKKVVAFDTGKKSSISSAEKFDHVHSLKSSSGASVYDETVQKYLKSSLQSPNQSDPISKQQPQSLLDSGHKPLSHVDDSESRAAAYQTVAASPGTDSLEQPLMKSSTSVTLPPSPPPIDQLSVSKPVDASFKKKIQDIPKATSDTTSTLPHPPSSPIPPPMPPLRDNQTVESVSPIPSRTPTPPLRENGKTSGHLPPLPTPLLNENSKTCVGPPPPPPPPYTSSTPSLPPSPPPPSTSSSAPSAPPPPPPPSTSSSAPSVPPLPPPPSTSSSAPSAPSALPPPPPPSTSSSAPSAPPPPPSTSSSAPSAPPPPPSTSSSAPSAPAPPMPFGKSQLSTPAPPSPSLPSISSSAKGRLPRNLGTRSQQAKKLKPLHWLKLTRAVQGSLWAETQKSGEPSKAAEIDMSELENLFSASASNLDHGRKLSTQSSRGPKVERVQLIDHRRAYNCEIMLSKVKVPLNELTRFVLALEDSVLDIDQVENLIKFCPTKEEIELLKNYTGEKEKLGKCEQFFTELMQVPRIESKLRVFSFKMQFLTQISDLRRSLNVVNCATEEIRSSEKLKRIMQTILSLGNALNQGTARGAAIGFRLDSLLKLTDTRARNNKMTLMHYLCKVLADKLPELLDFSKELANLEPAARIQLKIMAEEMQAISKGLEKTVQELSTSESDGPISVNFCKILKEFLRFAEAEVRSLASLYSGVGRNVDALILYFGEDPARCPFEQVVSTLVNFVRVFNKSHVENCKQIEIEMKKTAESDKSKISKKDVQSLVPTPVKSGSIK